From a region of the Gordonia sp. PP30 genome:
- a CDS encoding cutinase family protein, which yields MTARLLLVFSAFALLLGLAVPMGAGAAQARDCADVQLLFARGTAEAGAPVGTTGQAMYRSLQARFPGKDVRVSPVHYQASDQFQKGTVFLKSVAAGVRSAQNQMRFIADTCPRTRIVLGGYSQGAVVVTYAVSDQIAMIAPVLAEVPNVLSPTIAPHVAGVVTFGAPADRWFREVGVPPMRVGALYTAKTREYCIPGDNICDGGPVDRPNTVHGLYATNGMTAAAANFVARRIH from the coding sequence ATGACCGCACGACTGCTCCTCGTCTTCTCCGCGTTCGCACTGCTGCTCGGCCTCGCCGTGCCGATGGGTGCGGGAGCGGCGCAGGCTCGTGATTGCGCCGACGTTCAGCTGCTGTTCGCCCGCGGCACCGCCGAGGCGGGTGCACCGGTCGGTACCACCGGCCAGGCGATGTATCGCTCGCTGCAAGCCCGGTTCCCCGGTAAGGACGTGCGGGTCTCGCCGGTGCACTACCAGGCCAGCGATCAGTTCCAGAAGGGCACCGTGTTCCTGAAGTCGGTGGCCGCCGGTGTGCGCAGCGCGCAGAACCAGATGCGGTTCATCGCCGACACCTGCCCGAGGACGCGCATCGTGCTCGGCGGATACTCCCAGGGCGCCGTGGTGGTCACGTATGCCGTGAGCGACCAGATCGCGATGATCGCGCCCGTGCTGGCCGAGGTGCCGAACGTGCTGTCGCCGACGATCGCGCCGCATGTCGCCGGTGTCGTCACCTTCGGCGCTCCGGCCGACCGCTGGTTCCGTGAGGTCGGCGTCCCCCCGATGCGTGTGGGGGCGCTCTACACGGCCAAGACGCGGGAGTACTGCATCCCGGGCGACAACATCTGCGACGGCGGCCCCGTCGACCGCCCGAACACGGTGCACGGTCTG
- a CDS encoding alpha/beta hydrolase fold domain-containing protein: protein MVMADREGVKTASGPDTVLTVIGLADNMLNGLARVPFNHPLTGPGGLLDNIGQAVTRATIRSFLGYSVSLPIEDFRSMEKILDTICGAILPPVVGHFGGVEIETDVIGGQQGIWCREKASVAANDDEHKAHDRTILYLHGGGYFGTTPNMYLMFAAALVRITGCQVFIPDYRMAPEFPFPAAVYDAADAYQGLIDRGITPDKLIVAGDSGGGGLTTSLIVHLHEQNMPKPQAIALFSPEVDLDLAQDSVMDNADKDILPWNIPVTFYLRGVQPNDGRVSVVYSKPRPEWFPPTFVCWGEDEMFRDAIRVFVEELREGGVRLMAMEEPGMFHVFPIVMPWSEAAKRVFQQIAELARTETVEAQAESDTSGTGELPAIPHDATVTAASPTIQP, encoded by the coding sequence ATGGTGATGGCAGATCGCGAAGGCGTCAAGACCGCGTCGGGCCCCGATACCGTGCTGACGGTGATCGGGCTGGCCGACAACATGCTCAACGGGCTCGCGCGGGTCCCGTTCAACCACCCGCTCACCGGTCCCGGCGGCCTGCTCGACAACATCGGCCAGGCGGTGACCCGGGCGACCATCCGCTCGTTCCTCGGCTATTCGGTGAGCCTGCCGATCGAGGACTTCCGCTCGATGGAGAAGATCCTCGACACCATCTGCGGCGCCATCCTGCCGCCGGTCGTCGGCCACTTCGGCGGCGTCGAGATCGAGACGGACGTCATCGGTGGTCAGCAGGGCATCTGGTGCCGGGAGAAGGCCTCCGTGGCCGCGAACGACGACGAGCACAAGGCCCACGACCGGACCATCCTCTACCTGCACGGCGGCGGCTACTTCGGCACCACGCCGAACATGTATCTCATGTTCGCCGCGGCGCTCGTCCGCATCACCGGCTGCCAGGTGTTCATCCCCGACTACCGGATGGCCCCGGAGTTCCCGTTCCCCGCGGCCGTGTACGACGCCGCCGACGCCTACCAGGGCCTGATCGACCGCGGCATCACGCCCGACAAGCTGATCGTCGCCGGTGACTCGGGCGGCGGCGGCCTCACCACCTCGCTGATCGTGCACCTGCACGAACAGAACATGCCCAAGCCGCAGGCGATCGCGCTGTTCTCGCCCGAGGTCGACCTGGATCTCGCGCAGGATTCGGTGATGGACAACGCCGACAAGGACATCCTGCCCTGGAACATCCCGGTCACCTTCTACCTCCGCGGTGTGCAGCCGAACGACGGCCGGGTCTCGGTCGTGTACTCCAAGCCGCGCCCGGAGTGGTTCCCGCCGACTTTCGTGTGCTGGGGCGAGGACGAGATGTTCCGCGACGCGATCCGCGTGTTCGTCGAGGAGTTGCGCGAGGGCGGCGTGCGGCTGATGGCGATGGAGGAGCCGGGCATGTTCCACGTCTTCCCCATCGTGATGCCGTGGTCGGAGGCCGCCAAGCGCGTCTTCCAGCAGATCGCCGAGCTCGCCCGGACGGAGACCGTGGAGGCGCAGGCGGAGTCGGACACGTCCGGCACCGGAGAACTCCCGGCCATCCCGCACGATGCGACGGTGACGGCTGCGTCGCCTACCATTCAGCCATGA
- a CDS encoding cutinase family protein — protein sequence MLKRMLLVLVTTVTAVAGVAIGTAAPAVAAPGCPDIAVIFARGTAETGAPVGITGLSYENALRNRLPRKDIRVSAVDYPASSNFNDRVSFVRNVVRGIDNAQAQIRATARRCPATDIVVGGYSQGGAVATYSVTDRIDIPAKYAQYRSQAPAPLPADVLKHVSAVVLFAPPSATWIRELGAPPMKVATSLRGATATYCIPGDVVCDGARVGQPNGLHVLYSVNGMTGQAADFTARHTR from the coding sequence ATGCTGAAGCGGATGCTCCTGGTACTGGTCACGACCGTCACCGCCGTCGCGGGTGTGGCGATCGGCACCGCCGCCCCCGCCGTCGCGGCACCGGGCTGCCCGGACATCGCGGTGATCTTCGCGCGCGGGACCGCCGAGACCGGGGCGCCCGTCGGGATCACCGGGTTGTCGTACGAGAACGCGCTGCGCAACCGGCTGCCCCGCAAGGACATCCGGGTCAGCGCCGTCGACTATCCGGCGAGCAGCAATTTCAACGACCGGGTGAGCTTCGTCCGGAACGTCGTCCGCGGCATCGACAACGCCCAGGCTCAGATCCGCGCCACGGCCCGCCGGTGCCCGGCCACCGACATCGTCGTCGGCGGCTACTCGCAGGGCGGCGCGGTCGCGACCTACTCGGTGACCGACCGCATCGACATCCCGGCCAAGTACGCGCAGTACCGCTCGCAGGCGCCGGCGCCCCTGCCCGCCGACGTCCTGAAGCACGTCTCGGCGGTGGTGCTGTTCGCGCCGCCGTCGGCCACCTGGATCCGCGAACTGGGCGCCCCGCCGATGAAGGTGGCCACCTCGCTGCGCGGGGCGACCGCCACCTACTGCATTCCCGGTGACGTGGTCTGCGACGGCGCCCGCGTCGGACAGCCGAATGGATTGCACGTCCTCTACTCGGTCAACGGTATGACGGGGCAGGCCGCGGACTTCACCGCACGCCACACCCGCTGA
- a CDS encoding DUF4190 domain-containing protein, which yields MLGSVDAAAEPRNAAPLAYSAVPDSAKAATPIAPAAPPAAAGRTAPVNPPAPARPAPTSAPRSGSSTAQTGQKRPLSISAIVGFVCSGLGFLLITVPFGLWLGYRGRRETTAGSREGRTFAAAAIYLGWAWVIFWILALIAYLWILL from the coding sequence ATGCTCGGGAGCGTGGACGCGGCCGCCGAGCCCCGCAACGCCGCACCGCTGGCCTATTCCGCGGTACCCGACTCCGCCAAGGCCGCCACTCCGATCGCCCCGGCGGCGCCGCCCGCAGCAGCAGGAAGGACCGCACCCGTGAACCCACCCGCTCCGGCACGACCCGCACCGACATCGGCGCCCCGTTCCGGCTCGTCCACCGCGCAGACCGGCCAGAAGCGACCGCTCAGCATCTCGGCGATCGTCGGCTTCGTCTGCTCGGGCCTCGGGTTCTTGCTGATCACCGTGCCTTTCGGTCTGTGGCTCGGCTACCGCGGACGTCGCGAGACCACCGCGGGCAGCCGCGAGGGCCGGACCTTCGCCGCGGCCGCGATCTACCTCGGGTGGGCCTGGGTGATCTTCTGGATCCTGGCATTGATCGCCTACCTCTGGATCCTCCTCTGA
- a CDS encoding peptidylprolyl isomerase, translating to METVSDKKTATLHTNRGDIVVELFEFQAPKTVANFVGLADGTKDYSTANAQGGDSGPFYDGSVFHRVIDGFMIQGGDPTGTGRGGPGYKFEDEFHPELQFDRPYLLAMANAGPGTNGSQFFITVGPTPHLNRRHTIFGEVVDADSRAVVDAIATTATDRQDRPLDEVVIESVEIN from the coding sequence ATGGAGACCGTGAGTGACAAGAAGACCGCAACCCTGCACACCAACCGTGGCGACATCGTCGTCGAGCTGTTCGAGTTCCAGGCCCCTAAGACGGTGGCCAACTTCGTCGGCCTGGCCGACGGCACCAAGGACTACAGCACCGCCAACGCCCAGGGTGGCGACAGCGGGCCGTTCTACGACGGCTCGGTGTTCCACCGCGTGATCGACGGCTTCATGATCCAGGGCGGCGACCCGACCGGCACCGGTCGCGGCGGCCCGGGCTACAAGTTCGAGGACGAGTTCCACCCCGAGCTGCAGTTCGACCGCCCGTACCTGCTCGCGATGGCCAACGCCGGGCCGGGCACCAACGGCTCGCAGTTCTTCATCACCGTCGGCCCCACCCCGCACCTCAACCGCCGGCACACCATCTTCGGTGAGGTCGTCGACGCGGACTCTCGCGCCGTCGTCGATGCGATCGCGACCACCGCGACCGATCGCCAGGACCGCCCGCTCGACGAGGTCGTGATCGAGAGCGTCGAGATCAACTGA
- a CDS encoding rhomboid family intramembrane serine protease, whose protein sequence is MAQDRASVRVDPVAPVKDATATPYVTYGLIAVNTVVFLACIAQAGAGALSDRSEMWRSWLMREGVLITGYDGHWNDEYWRLLTSGFLHWSVIHIAVNMLSLYVVGRDLERFFGGARYLMLYVTSLLGGSAVVTAVQHSDSLTAGASGAIYGLLGALLVVVLRLKLPVGTVAGVIVLNVVISWSLPGISLWAHLGGLLFGALGAVAMIWLPVAVLPAGQRTEAKVSRVGWAALIALFVVAAAIGVGTGAVLSG, encoded by the coding sequence GTGGCGCAGGACAGGGCCTCGGTTCGCGTCGATCCGGTGGCGCCGGTCAAGGACGCGACGGCCACGCCGTACGTCACCTACGGGCTGATCGCGGTCAACACGGTGGTGTTCCTGGCCTGCATCGCGCAGGCCGGCGCGGGCGCCCTGAGCGACCGGAGCGAGATGTGGCGCTCGTGGCTGATGCGCGAGGGCGTCCTGATCACCGGGTACGACGGCCACTGGAACGACGAGTACTGGCGCCTGCTCACCTCCGGCTTCCTGCACTGGTCGGTGATCCACATCGCCGTCAACATGCTGTCGCTGTACGTCGTCGGCCGCGACCTCGAGCGGTTCTTCGGCGGGGCGCGCTATCTGATGCTCTACGTGACGAGTCTGCTCGGCGGCAGCGCGGTGGTCACCGCGGTCCAGCACAGCGACTCACTCACCGCGGGCGCGTCGGGAGCGATCTACGGTCTGCTGGGGGCGCTGCTGGTGGTGGTCCTGCGGCTGAAGCTGCCGGTCGGCACGGTAGCCGGGGTGATCGTCCTGAACGTGGTGATCTCCTGGAGTCTGCCCGGGATCTCGCTGTGGGCGCACCTGGGTGGCCTGCTGTTCGGCGCGCTCGGCGCCGTGGCGATGATCTGGCTGCCCGTCGCGGTGCTGCCAGCGGGCCAGCGGACCGAGGCGAAGGTCAGCCGGGTCGGCTGGGCCGCGCTGATCGCGCTGTTCGTGGTCGCCGCGGCGATCGGCGTCGGTACCGGCGCCGTCCTGAGCGGCTGA
- a CDS encoding PH domain-containing protein yields the protein MDNSASVHHRTWSTPLPAGIALLGLGTALVIAAIASYQEPPALVLLAVAALGVIITGTVALIRRPRLTLAPGPVLTVRTLRGTREVIPAQVESLELLGTRRLAFRSVQLLIELHDGGLLVFGQWDLGTSPRTVAAELAEAGFTLDDRSAPRRRTAPPVDDA from the coding sequence GTGGATAACTCCGCGTCCGTCCACCATCGCACCTGGTCGACGCCGCTGCCCGCGGGAATCGCCCTCCTCGGGCTGGGGACAGCTCTGGTGATCGCCGCGATCGCGTCGTACCAGGAGCCGCCGGCGCTGGTTCTCCTCGCGGTCGCCGCGCTGGGGGTCATCATCACCGGGACCGTCGCACTGATCCGCCGTCCGCGCCTGACCCTCGCACCGGGTCCGGTGCTGACGGTGCGCACCCTGCGCGGGACGCGCGAGGTGATCCCCGCCCAGGTCGAATCGCTCGAGCTGCTGGGCACCCGCCGCCTCGCGTTCCGCTCGGTGCAGCTGCTCATCGAGCTGCACGACGGCGGCCTGCTGGTCTTCGGTCAGTGGGATCTGGGCACCAGCCCGCGGACCGTCGCCGCCGAACTCGCCGAGGCGGGCTTCACGCTCGACGATCGGTCGGCGCCGCGCCGTCGAACCGCCCCGCCGGTCGACGACGCCTGA
- the crgA gene encoding cell division protein CrgA produces the protein MPKSKVRKKTDYTINPASRTPVKVKAGPSGIAYQALMFGFMLAGLVWLLVFYLAASNDSRSVAQPGGWLHWMFNLGQWNLLIGFGLGVIGLLMTMGWR, from the coding sequence ATGCCTAAGTCAAAGGTGCGGAAGAAGACCGACTACACCATCAACCCGGCGAGCCGCACGCCGGTGAAGGTCAAGGCCGGCCCGTCGGGCATCGCCTACCAGGCCCTCATGTTCGGTTTCATGCTCGCAGGTCTGGTCTGGCTGCTGGTGTTCTACCTGGCCGCCTCGAACGACAGCCGGTCCGTCGCTCAGCCCGGCGGCTGGCTGCACTGGATGTTCAACCTCGGTCAGTGGAACCTGCTGATCGGCTTCGGCCTCGGTGTCATCGGCCTGTTGATGACGATGGGCTGGCGCTGA
- a CDS encoding aminodeoxychorismate/anthranilate synthase component II produces the protein MRILVIDNYDSFVYNLVQYLGQLGVDAEVWRNDDDRLDHDRLPAVVDAYDGILLSPGPGTPQRAGATMPIIPVAAAAGTPLLGVCLGHQAIGAAFGATVDRAPELLHGKTSLVTHDGRGVLTGLPDPFVATRYHSLTVLPETIPDELVVTGTTDSGIVMAMMHRELPIHGVQFHPESVLTQGGHRMLANWLRVCGLEVPEQRVVVLEAEVAGALSPGS, from the coding sequence GTGCGCATTCTCGTCATCGACAACTACGACAGCTTCGTCTACAACCTGGTCCAGTACCTGGGTCAGCTGGGTGTCGACGCGGAGGTCTGGCGCAACGATGACGATCGGCTCGATCACGATCGCCTGCCGGCCGTCGTCGACGCCTACGACGGCATCCTGCTCTCGCCCGGTCCGGGCACCCCGCAGCGGGCCGGCGCGACGATGCCGATCATCCCGGTGGCCGCGGCCGCCGGCACCCCGCTGCTCGGGGTCTGCCTCGGTCACCAGGCCATCGGCGCGGCCTTCGGTGCCACCGTCGACCGGGCGCCGGAGCTGCTGCACGGTAAGACCTCGCTGGTCACGCACGACGGCCGCGGTGTCCTCACCGGACTGCCCGATCCGTTCGTCGCGACGCGCTACCACTCGCTGACGGTGCTGCCGGAGACGATTCCGGACGAGCTGGTGGTGACCGGGACCACCGATTCGGGGATCGTGATGGCCATGATGCATCGCGAGCTGCCGATTCACGGGGTGCAGTTCCATCCGGAGAGCGTGCTGACCCAGGGCGGGCATCGGATGCTCGCGAACTGGCTGCGGGTGTGCGGGCTCGAGGTTCCGGAGCAGCGCGTGGTCGTGCTCGAGGCCGAGGTGGCCGGGGCGCTGTCGCCGGGGTCGTAG
- the pknB gene encoding Stk1 family PASTA domain-containing Ser/Thr kinase, whose amino-acid sequence MNDDELLSDRYQLGEALGFGGMSEVQFARDLLLHRDVAIKILRPDLARDPMFYLRFRREAQNAAKLNHPTIVQVFDTGEADTPDGPLPFIVMEYVDGETLRDVLRNNGPVAQRQAMTWMADVAAAMDFSHRAGIVHRDMKPANVMIDHHGAVKVMDFGIARAMDDTGATMTQTSAVMGTAQYLSPEQARGIKVDPRSDIYSMGCVLFELITGEPPFTGDSPIAVAHQHVHEDPRRPSQVNPDITPELDSVVMKAMSKNPANRYQTSAEFRSDLIKVLAGGKPSAPMLLDAPDDDDFPTLAVAGRRRRDENRRDDDFDDDLPFYRRRRAKAVVAVVLVLILGITLFTWAPWKSSAPLVPVPTVENLDAHAARTNLENAGFGVKELKEASSTIPEGSATRTAPGSNVPTRKGSEVTLYVSSGPEKHPIPDLRGKTLKQAKDALAALGFTEVKDEKTDSTAALKDKVVRTQPGSGSETAINSTVVVYIGTGPKEVTVPDLVGQTQAQAESTLAQLGLEPSIVQGDSERPVGQVVSTSPNAGQTVKVGSVVQVTISRGNQFVVPDLKGKTLDQARAALAAAGWTGGTVTATPRSVGLASNQDGKIMSQDPPAGARWRKDDAISVTVGRASLLPN is encoded by the coding sequence ATGAACGACGACGAGCTGCTGTCCGACCGGTATCAGCTGGGTGAGGCCCTGGGCTTCGGCGGTATGTCCGAGGTCCAGTTCGCGCGCGACCTGCTGCTGCACCGCGACGTCGCGATCAAGATCCTGCGCCCAGACTTGGCCCGGGATCCGATGTTCTACCTGCGCTTCCGGCGCGAGGCCCAGAACGCCGCGAAGCTGAACCATCCGACCATCGTGCAGGTCTTCGACACCGGCGAGGCGGATACCCCGGACGGCCCGCTGCCGTTCATCGTGATGGAGTACGTGGACGGCGAGACGCTGCGCGACGTGCTACGTAACAACGGGCCGGTGGCCCAGCGTCAGGCGATGACGTGGATGGCCGACGTCGCGGCGGCGATGGACTTCTCGCATCGGGCCGGGATCGTGCACCGCGATATGAAGCCGGCCAACGTGATGATCGACCATCACGGTGCGGTCAAGGTGATGGATTTCGGTATCGCCCGCGCCATGGACGACACCGGCGCCACCATGACCCAGACCTCGGCGGTGATGGGTACCGCGCAATACCTGTCGCCCGAGCAGGCCCGGGGTATCAAGGTCGATCCGCGCAGCGACATTTATTCGATGGGCTGCGTGCTGTTCGAGCTCATCACCGGCGAGCCCCCGTTCACCGGCGACTCCCCGATCGCCGTCGCCCACCAGCACGTCCACGAGGATCCGCGCCGGCCGTCACAGGTGAACCCGGACATCACCCCGGAACTCGACTCGGTCGTCATGAAGGCGATGAGCAAGAACCCGGCCAACCGCTACCAGACCTCGGCCGAGTTCCGCTCCGACCTGATCAAGGTGCTGGCCGGCGGTAAGCCGTCGGCCCCGATGCTGCTCGACGCGCCGGACGACGACGACTTCCCGACCCTGGCGGTCGCCGGCCGGCGTCGTCGCGACGAGAACCGCCGCGACGACGACTTCGACGACGATCTGCCGTTCTATCGACGACGCCGGGCGAAGGCCGTGGTCGCCGTCGTGCTCGTGCTGATTCTGGGCATCACGCTGTTCACCTGGGCCCCGTGGAAGTCGTCGGCGCCGCTGGTGCCGGTGCCGACCGTGGAGAACCTCGACGCGCACGCCGCCCGCACCAATCTGGAGAACGCCGGCTTCGGGGTCAAGGAGCTGAAAGAGGCGAGCTCCACCATCCCCGAGGGCAGCGCCACCCGGACCGCCCCGGGCAGCAACGTGCCGACCCGCAAGGGCTCGGAGGTGACGCTGTACGTGTCGTCCGGACCGGAGAAGCATCCCATCCCCGACCTGCGCGGCAAGACGCTGAAGCAGGCCAAGGACGCACTCGCCGCACTCGGTTTCACCGAGGTCAAGGACGAGAAGACCGACTCCACCGCGGCCCTGAAGGACAAGGTGGTGCGCACCCAGCCGGGCAGCGGCAGCGAGACCGCGATCAACTCCACCGTCGTCGTCTACATCGGCACCGGTCCGAAGGAGGTGACGGTCCCCGATCTGGTCGGCCAGACGCAGGCGCAGGCCGAGTCGACGCTCGCGCAGCTCGGGCTGGAACCGTCCATCGTGCAGGGCGACTCCGAGCGTCCCGTCGGCCAGGTGGTGTCCACCTCACCGAACGCCGGTCAGACGGTGAAGGTCGGCAGCGTGGTGCAGGTGACCATCTCGCGCGGCAATCAGTTCGTGGTGCCGGATCTGAAGGGCAAGACGCTCGATCAGGCGCGTGCGGCGCTGGCCGCCGCCGGCTGGACCGGCGGGACCGTCACCGCCACGCCGCGCTCGGTGGGCCTGGCTTCCAACCAGGACGGCAAGATCATGTCGCAGGACCCGCCCGCCGGTGCTCGCTGGCGCAAGGACGACGCGATCTCGGTGACCGTCGGCCGCGCGAGCCTGCTCCCGAACTGA
- a CDS encoding serine/threonine-protein kinase: MSLQNGTIIADRYRLVRLIATGGMGQVWEALDTRLGRRVAVKVLKAEYSNDPTFLQRFRTEAQTTARLNDPGIANVFDYGETPDRNGGDPLAYLVMELVDGEPLNSVISRLGQLSLAHTLDMLEQTGWALQAAHTQGLVHRDVKPGNILITPTGQVKITDFGIAKAVDAAPVTQTGMVMGTAQYISPEQATGGEATAASDVYSLGVVGYEALTGIRPFTGDGALTVAMKHIQDPPPPLPDSVPGPVRELIMITLAKDPQQRYATGGEFAEAVAAVRAGHRPPAPRGGVPAGPRPSTRPVSTPVVAPPAPPVRPRPTAPVPAPVADDRWSTGQKVLAGVAAVLLIAAIALFAKWVIDSPGVTTRNENTVRPSISTETETETPTRRTTTRSPSPTTTTTTTTSTPTDTDTSTPTETTTPQEPTTTSSPAQPGPGIPLPTLPPIFGGG; encoded by the coding sequence ATGAGCCTGCAGAACGGCACCATCATCGCCGACCGGTACCGATTGGTCCGGCTGATCGCCACCGGCGGCATGGGCCAGGTGTGGGAAGCCCTCGACACCCGGCTCGGCCGGCGCGTCGCGGTCAAGGTCCTCAAGGCCGAGTACTCCAACGATCCGACGTTCCTGCAGCGGTTCCGGACCGAGGCCCAGACCACCGCGCGTCTCAACGACCCCGGCATCGCGAACGTCTTCGACTACGGCGAGACACCCGACCGCAACGGCGGCGACCCGCTCGCCTATCTGGTGATGGAGCTGGTGGACGGTGAGCCGCTGAACTCGGTGATCAGCCGCCTCGGCCAGCTCTCGCTGGCCCACACGCTCGACATGCTCGAGCAGACCGGCTGGGCGCTGCAGGCCGCGCACACGCAGGGCCTGGTGCACCGGGACGTGAAGCCCGGCAACATCCTCATCACGCCGACCGGCCAGGTCAAGATCACCGACTTCGGCATCGCCAAGGCGGTCGACGCCGCGCCGGTGACGCAGACCGGCATGGTGATGGGCACCGCCCAGTACATCTCGCCCGAGCAGGCGACCGGCGGTGAGGCCACGGCCGCGTCGGACGTGTACTCGCTGGGCGTCGTGGGCTATGAGGCGCTGACCGGCATCCGGCCGTTCACCGGCGACGGTGCGCTCACCGTCGCGATGAAGCACATCCAGGATCCGCCGCCGCCGCTGCCGGATTCGGTGCCCGGGCCGGTGCGTGAGCTGATCATGATCACCCTCGCCAAGGACCCGCAGCAGCGGTATGCCACCGGCGGCGAGTTCGCCGAGGCGGTCGCCGCGGTCCGCGCCGGTCACCGGCCGCCCGCCCCGCGCGGGGGCGTCCCGGCCGGTCCGCGACCGTCCACCCGTCCGGTCTCCACGCCGGTCGTAGCGCCCCCGGCCCCGCCGGTGCGGCCCCGCCCGACCGCGCCGGTCCCCGCTCCGGTGGCCGATGACAGGTGGAGCACCGGCCAGAAGGTGCTCGCCGGCGTCGCCGCGGTCCTGCTGATCGCCGCGATCGCCCTGTTCGCGAAGTGGGTGATCGACTCGCCGGGTGTCACCACCCGGAACGAGAACACCGTGCGGCCGTCCATCTCGACCGAGACCGAGACCGAGACGCCCACCCGCCGGACGACGACCCGTTCACCGTCGCCGACGACCACCACGACGACCACCACGTCGACGCCGACGGACACCGACACCTCGACGCCCACCGAGACGACGACGCCGCAGGAGCCGACCACCACCAGCAGTCCGGCCCAGCCCGGACCGGGCATTCCGCTCCCGACCCTGCCCCCCATCTTCGGCGGCGGATAG
- a CDS encoding penicillin-binding transpeptidase domain-containing protein: MNRPIQRVGIAVVVMILALIANLTWVQVIHAPSLRANSANKRSMIDAYSRQRGLILDADGNVLAETVRSDGQYKYQRRYPAKPVQAFAPVTGFYGPYFGAGYGLEDAENDFLDGTDDRLFTQNFMDMFSGRDPRGGNVQTTIEPKLQVTAYRSLVEGSCNGKCIGAVVALQPSSGKILAMASTPSYDPNLMATQDYTAAKASWDQLQAEPSPLRNRAIAELYRPGSTFKVITTATALNAGLKPDVALTASPSFPLPGSSAVLPNDGNPPTRCGGTSARTVTLTQAFEYSCNAAFGDLILDKLPGDPFSQFSDTALKFGVGESPAGIPLSVAKSTIGDIGHDKAALAQSSIGERDVKLTVLQNAVNAAVVANGGIRMRPYLVDKLQTADLGTVSATRPSQISRPLSAEEAATLTNMMVLSEQHTRNAQAGIASKTGTTDPNETGSAFAWYIGFKPGSDIAVAVMVENGTGGADAYGGLIAAPIGRAVLNAYTGGH; encoded by the coding sequence ATGAACCGACCCATCCAGCGCGTCGGCATCGCGGTCGTCGTGATGATCCTGGCGCTGATCGCGAACCTGACGTGGGTTCAGGTGATCCACGCACCGTCGCTGCGCGCGAACAGCGCCAACAAGCGGAGCATGATCGACGCCTACTCGCGCCAGCGCGGGCTGATCCTCGACGCGGACGGCAACGTCCTGGCCGAGACCGTGCGGTCCGACGGCCAGTACAAGTATCAGCGCCGCTACCCGGCCAAGCCGGTGCAGGCGTTCGCGCCGGTCACCGGCTTCTATGGACCCTATTTCGGGGCCGGCTACGGGCTCGAGGACGCCGAGAACGACTTCCTCGACGGCACCGACGACCGGCTGTTCACCCAGAACTTCATGGACATGTTCTCCGGCCGCGACCCGCGCGGCGGCAACGTCCAGACGACGATCGAGCCCAAACTGCAGGTCACCGCGTACCGCTCGCTGGTCGAGGGCTCGTGTAACGGCAAGTGCATCGGCGCGGTCGTCGCCCTGCAACCCAGCAGCGGCAAGATCCTCGCGATGGCGTCGACGCCCAGCTACGACCCGAACCTGATGGCCACCCAGGACTACACGGCCGCCAAGGCGTCGTGGGATCAGCTGCAGGCCGAGCCGTCCCCGCTGCGCAACCGGGCGATCGCCGAGTTGTACCGGCCGGGTTCGACGTTCAAGGTGATCACCACCGCGACGGCCCTGAACGCCGGGCTGAAGCCGGACGTCGCGCTCACCGCGAGCCCGTCGTTCCCGCTGCCCGGATCGTCCGCGGTCCTCCCGAACGACGGCAACCCGCCGACCCGCTGCGGTGGCACCTCGGCCCGCACGGTGACCCTGACGCAGGCGTTCGAGTACTCGTGCAACGCCGCGTTCGGCGATCTGATCCTCGACAAGCTGCCGGGCGACCCGTTCAGCCAGTTCAGCGACACCGCGCTCAAGTTCGGCGTCGGCGAGAGCCCGGCCGGCATCCCGCTGTCGGTCGCCAAGTCGACCATCGGCGACATCGGCCACGACAAGGCGGCGCTGGCGCAGTCGTCGATCGGTGAGCGCGACGTGAAACTGACCGTGCTGCAGAACGCGGTGAACGCGGCGGTGGTCGCCAACGGCGGCATCCGGATGCGGCCGTATCTGGTCGACAAGCTGCAGACCGCCGACCTCGGCACCGTCTCGGCCACCCGGCCGTCGCAGATCAGTCGGCCGCTCAGCGCCGAAGAAGCTGCCACACTGACCAACATGATGGTCCTGTCCGAGCAGCACACCAGGAATGCTCAGGCGGGGATCGCCAGCAAGACCGGCACCACCGATCCGAATGAGACCGGTAGCGCCTTCGCCTGGTACATCGGATTCAAGCCCGGATCCGATATCGCCGTCGCAGTGATGGTGGAGAACGGTACCGGCGGTGCCGACGCCTACGGCGGCCTGATCGCCGCCCCGATTGGACGTGCAGTGTTGAATGCTTATACGGGAGGTCACTGA